A genomic segment from Callithrix jacchus isolate 240 chromosome 8, calJac240_pri, whole genome shotgun sequence encodes:
- the CDAN1 gene encoding codanin-1 isoform X1: MAAVLESLLREEVSVAAVVRWIARSTQGSKDNPGEAAALSSLRPLRKEFVPFLLNFLREQSSRVLPQGPPTPAKASGASAALPGRPGGPPRGSRGARSQLFPPTEALSTAAESPVARRGGRRRVPGPARERGGRSLEEGVSVESLPGAGSRRLRGSGSPSRPSLTLSDPPNLSNLEEFPPVGSVPPGPTGRTKPSRRINPTPVSEERSLSKPKTCFTSPPISCVPSSQPSALDTRPWGLGLPPGCRSLQEEREMLRKERSKQLQQSPTPTCPTPELGSPLLNWTGGLTDELADPARVSSRQRLELVALVYSSCIAENLVPNLFLELFFVFQLLTARRMVTAKDNDFELSPGALDSLESPLFQSIHDCVFFAVQVLECHFQVLSNLDKGTLKLLAENERLLCFSPALQGRLRAAYEGSVAKVSLVMPPSAQAVSFQPETDNRANFSSDRAFHTFKKQRDVFYEVLREWEDHHEEAGWDFEKGLGSRIRAMMGQLSAACSHSHFVRLFQKQLLQMCQSPGGAGGTVLGEAPDVLSMLGADKLGRLWRLQERLVTPQSSGGPCPPPTFPGCQGFFRDFILSASSFQFNQHLMDSLSLKIRELNGLTLPQHEPSDEDGESDVDWQGERRQFAVVLLSLRLLAKFLGFVAFLPYRGPEPPPTGELQDSILALRSQVPPVLDVRTLLQRGLQARRAVLTVPWLVEFLSFADHVVPLLDYYQGIFTLLLRLHRSLVLSQENERKMCFLNKLLLLAVLGWLFQIPTVPEDLFFLEEGPSDAFEMDIVAPEHGLDSMPVVDQQLLYTCCPYIGELRKLLALWVSGSSGRSGGFVRKITPTTTTTSSLGAQPPQTSQGLQAQLAQAFFHNQPPSLRRTVEFVAERIGSNCVKHIKATLVADLVRQVESLLQEQLVTQGEEGGDPAQLLEILYSRLCPHGAQALALGREFCQRKSPGAVRALLPEETPAAVLSSAENIAVGLATEKACAWLSANITALIRREVKAAVSRTLRAQGPEPAARGERRGCSRACEHHAPLPSHLISEIKDVLSLAVGPRDSDEGVSPEHLEQLVCQLGQTLQCRQVRGGICHLRAAFLCPCVRPDNQSHAGSGPILAAVIMVMPMVSIFPPQFLCPPAEQHLAKCSVELASFLVADQIPILGPPAQHRLERGQARRLLHMLLSLWKEHFQGPVPLQLLLSPRNVGLLADTRPREWDLLLFLLRELVEKGLMGRMEIEACLGSLHQAQWPRDFAEELATLSNLLLAEPHLPEPQLRACELVQSNRGTVLAQS; this comes from the exons ATGGCGGCGGTTTTGGAGTCGCTGCTGCGAGAAGAGGTGTCGGTCGCAGCCGTCGTGCGGTGGATCGCACGCAGCACCCAGGGTTCGAAG GATAACCCCGGGGAGGCGGCCGCACTGAGCTCACTCCGGCCCCTGCGGAAAGAATTCGTACCGTTCCTGTTGAATTTCCTGAGGGAGCAGAGCAGCCGCGTCCTCCCGCAGGGGCCTCCGACCCCCGCCAAGGCCTCGGGCGCCTCGGCAGCCTTGCCAGGGAGGCCGGGAGGCCCGCCGCGGGGCAGCCGCGGGGCGCGCAGCCAGCTTTTCCCTCCGACCGAGGCCTTGAGCACCGCCGCCGAGTCCCCTGTGGCCCGCCGCGGGGGCAGGAGGCGGGTCCCGGGGCCGGCCCGGGAGCGTGGAGGCCGCAGCCTGGAGGAGGGGGTCAGCGTGGAGAGCCTGCCCGGAGCCGGGAGCCGGAGGCTTAGAGGCTCTGGCAGCCCCAGCCGCCCCAGCCTCACGCTCTCTGATCCACCAAACCTCAGCAACCTGGAGGAGTTCCCTCCAGTAGGCTCCGTTCCCCCTGGCCCTACAGG CAGGACGAAGCCTTCTCGCAGGATCAACCCAACTCCGGTGAGCGAAGAGCGGTCACTCTCCAAGCCCAAGACCTGCTTCACCTCACCCCCAATCAGCTGTGTCCCCAGTTCCCAACCCTCAGCCCTGGACACTCGCCCTTGGGGCCTTGGCCTTCCCCCAGGGTGCAGAAGTCTGCAAGAGGAGCGGGAGATGCTCAGGAAGGAGCG CTCTAAGCAGCTGCAGCAGTCACCTACCCCAACCTGTCCTACCCCAGAATTGGGGTCGCCCCTCCTCAACTGGACAGGAGGCCTCACAGATGAACTTGCGGACCCTGCCAGAGTGTCTTCCCGCCAGCGCCTGGAGCTGGTAGCCCTTGTTTACTCCTCGTGCATTGCGG AGAACCTCGTACCAAACCTCTTCTTGGAGCTTTTCTTCGTCTTTCAGCTCCTCACTGCCCGGAGGATGGTGACTGCCAAGGACAATGACTTTGAACTAAGTCCTGGTGCCCTAG ATTCCCTGGAAAGTCCGCTGTTCCAAAGCATCCATGATTGTGTCTTCTTTGCAGTGCAGGTTTTGGAGTGTCACTTTCA GGTTCTTTCCAATCTGGACAAAGGGACATTGAAGCTGCTGGCTGAGAATGAGCGGCTGTTGTGCTTCTCACCAGCTCTGCAAGGCCGCCTTCGAGCTGCCTATGAGGGCAGTGTTGCCAAG GTCTCTCTGGTGATGCCACCCTCTGCTCAGGCTGTCTCCTTTCAGCCAGAGACTGACAATCGTGCCAACTTCTCCAGTGACCGAGcctttcatacttttaaaaaacagag GGATGTGTTTTATGAGGTGCTGCGAGAGTGGGAAGATCACCATGAGGAGGCTGGCTGGGATTTTGAGAAGGGCTTGGGCAGCAGAATCAG AGCCATGATGggtcagctctctgcagcctgcaGTCACAGCCACTTTGTTCGACTTTTCCAAAAACAACTACTCCAG ATGTGTCAGAGCCCTGGCGGTGCTGGGGGCACTGTCTTGGGCGAGGCCCCAGATGTCTTGAGTATGCTGGGAGCTGACAAGCTGGGGCGGTTGTGGCGCCTACAGGAACGGCTTGTGACCCCTCAGAGCAGTGGGGGGCCCTGCCCACCCCCGACCTTCCCAGGCTGTCAAGGCTTCTTCAGGGACTTCATTCTTAGTGCCAGCAG CTTCCAGTTTAACCAGCATCTCATGGACAGTCTGAGCTTGAAGATCCGGGAGCTCAATGGCCTCACCCTGCCCCAGCATGAGCCCAGTGATGAAGATGGGGAGTCAGATGTAGACTGGCAG GGTGAACGGAGGCAATTTGCTGTGGTGCTTCTTAGCCTGAGGCTTTTGGCCAAATTCCTGGGCTTTGTAGCTTTCCTGCCATACCGGGGGCCTGAACCTCCCCCGACTGGTGAGCTTCAGGACTCCATTCTGGCCCTCAGGAGCCAG GTCCCTCCGGTCCTGGATGTACGGACTCTGCTGCAGCGAGGGCTGCAGGCCCGCCGGGCGGTGCTCACTGTGCCCTGGCTGGtggagttcctgtcctttgctgACCATGTTGTTCCCTTGCTGGACTATTATCAGGGCATCTTCACTCTCCTGCTGCGCCTGCACCG GAGCTTGGTGTTGTCGCAGGAGAATGAGAGGAAGATGTGTTTTCTGAACAAGCTGCTGCTGCTTGCTGTCCTGGGCTGGCTTTTCCAG ATTCCCACAGTCCCCGAGGACTTGTTCTTTCTAGAAGAGGGTCCCTCAGATGCCTTTGAGATGGACATAGTAGCCCCAGAGCATGGCTTG GACAGCATGCCTGTGGTGGACCAGCAGCTGCTCTATACCTGCTGCCCCTACATCG GAGAGCTCCGGAAACTGCTTGCTTTGTGGGTGTCAGGCAGCAGTGGACGGAGTGGGGGCTTCGTGAGGAAAatcacccccaccaccaccaccaccagcagcctGGGAGCCCAGCCTCCCCAGACCAGCCAGGGGCTGCAG gcACAGCTCGCCCAGGCCTTTTTCCACAACCAGCCACCCTCCCTGCGCCGGACTGTAGAGTTTGTGGCAGAGAGAATTGGATCGAACTGTGTCAAACATATCAA GGCTACACTGGTGGCAGATCTGGTGCGCCAGGTAGAGTCACTTCTCCAAGAGCAGCTggtgacacagggagaggaagggggagacCCAGCCCAGCTGTTGGAGATCTTGTATTCCCGGCTGTGTCCCCACGGGGCCCAGGCATTGGCCCTAGGACGGGA GTTCTGTCAAAGGAAGAGCCCTGGGGCTGTGCGGGCGCTGCTTCCAGAGGAGACTCCAGCAGCA GTTCTGAGCAGTGCAGAGAACATTGCTGTGGGGCTTGCAACAGAGAAAGCTTGTGCTTGGCTGTCAGCCAACATCACAG CACTGATCAGGAGGGAGGTGAAAGCAGCAGTGAGTCGCACACTTCGAGCCCAGGGTCCTGAACCTGCTGCCCGGGGGGAGCGGAGGGGCTGCTCCCGCGCCTGTGAGCACcatgctcccctcccctcccacctcatcTCCGAGATAAAA GACGTGCTCTCCTTGGCTGTGGGACCAAGGGACTCTGACGAGGGAGTCTCCCCAGAGCATCTGGAACAGCTCGTATGCCAGCTGGGCCAGACGCTGCAGTGCCGCCAGGTGAGAGGTGGCATTTGCCACCTGAGGGCCGCCTTTCTCTGTCCTTGTGTGAGACCTGATAACCAGAGCCACGCTGGCTCAGGTCCAATTCTCGCAGCAGTAATTATGGTGATGCCTATGGTCTCCATTTTCCCCCCGCAGTTCCTGTGCCCACCTGCTGAACAGCATCTGGCAAAGTGCTCTGTGGAGTTAGCTTCCTTCCTTG TTGCAGATCAGATTCCCATCCTAGggcccccagcacagcacaggctGGAGAGAGGGCAGGCTCGAAGGCTTCTGCACATGCTGCTTTCCTTGTGGAAGGAACACTTTCAGGGGCCGGTTCCATTGCAGCTGCTGCTGAGCCCAAGAAATGTGGGGCTTCTGGCAGATACAAGACCGAGGGAG TGGGACTTACTGCTATTCTTGCTCCGGGAGCTGGTGGAGAAGGGTCTAATGGGACGGATGGAGATAGAGGCCTGCCTGGGCAGCCTCCACCAGGCCCAGTGGCCAAGG GACTTTGCTGAAGAATTAGCAACACTGTCTAACCTGCTTCTAGCTGAGCCCCACCTGCCAGAACCCCAGCTCAGAGCTTGTGAGTTGGTGCAGTCAAACCGGGGCACTGTGCTGGCCCAGAGCTAG